The Mastomys coucha isolate ucsf_1 unplaced genomic scaffold, UCSF_Mcou_1 pScaffold11, whole genome shotgun sequence genome includes a window with the following:
- the Il2rb gene encoding interleukin-2 receptor subunit beta, translated as MATIALSWRLSLYIFLLLLATPWTSAAVKDCSHLECFYNSRANVSCVWSHKEALNVKTCHIHARPSLRPWNKTCELILVRQASWACNLILGPFPDSQSLTSVDLLDISVVCQEDEGWHKVKTCTFHPFDHLRLVAPHSLQVLHMETQRCNISWEVSQVSHYVKPYLEFEARSRLLGHSWEDASVLSLKQRQQWIFLEMLIPNTSYELQVRVIAQRGKNRTWSPWSQPLVFRTRPRPADPTKEILPLSWLRYLLLVLGCFFGFLSCVYVLVKCQYLGPWLKTVLKCHIPDPSEFFSQLSSQHGGDLQKWLSSPVPSSLFSPTGPAPEISPLEVLDGDSKALQLLLLQKDTAPSPSPSGHSQGSCFTNQGYFFFHLPNALEIESCQVYFTYDPCMEEDVEEDGPGLPEGSPLPPLLPLAGEQDDYCAFPPRDDLLLFSPSLSTPNTAAPEERPPLSLQERLPSLASPDLMGLQCPLELVLEGDGEGMCTNSSGEQASVPEGSLHRPDQDRGQGPILTLYTDAYLSLQELQAQDPVHLI; from the exons ATGGCGACCATAGCTCTTTCCTGGCGTCTGTCCCTCTatatcttcctccttctcctggcTACACCTTGGACATCTGCAGCAGTGAAAG ACTGTTCCCATCTTGAGTGTTTCTACAACTCAAGAGCCAACGTCTCCTGCGTGTGGAGCCACAAAGAGGCCCTGAATGTCAAAACCTGCCACATCCATGCCCGGCCAAGCCTACG ACCCTGGAACAAAACCTGTGAGCTAATTCTCGTGAGGCAGGCATCCTGGGCCTGCAACCTGATTCTCGGGCCCTTCCCAGAC TCTCAGTCACTGACCTCCGTGGACCTCCTCGACATAAGTGTGGTGTGCCAGGAAGATGAAGGTTGGCATAAGGTGAAGACCTGCACCTTCCATCCCTTTGACCACC TTCGCCTGGTGGCCCCTCATTCCCTCCAAGTCCTGCACATGGAAACCCAGAGATGTAACATAAGCTGGGAGGTCTCCCAGGTCTCTCACTATGTTAAACCATACTTGGAATTTGAGGCTCGTAGCCGTCTTCTGGGCCATAGCTGGGAG GATGCATCTGTACTAAGCCTCAAGCAGAGGCAGCAGTGGATCTTCTTGGAGATGCTTATCCCTAACACCTCATATGAGCTCCAGGTGAGGGTCATAGCTCAACGAGGCAAAAACAGGACCTGGAGTCCCTGGAGCCAGCCCCTGGTCTTTCGGACAAGGCCAAGGCCAGCAG ATCCCACGAAGGAGATCCTACCCCTGTCATGGCTCAGATACCTTCTACTGGTCCTCGGTTGCTTCTTTGGCTTCTTGTCCTGCGTCTACGTTTTGGTCAAGTGCCAGTACCTTGGGCCATG GTTGAAGACAGTTCTCAAGTGCCACATCCCAGACCCGTCTGAGTTCTTCTCCCAGCTGAGCTCCCAGCATGGGGGAGACCTTCAG AAATGGCTCTCCTCGCCTGTCCCCTCATCCTTATTCAGCCCCACCGGCCCTGCTCCTGAGATCTCTCCACTGGAAGTGCTTGACGGAGACTCCAAGGCCTTGCAGCTGCTTCTGTTACAGAAGGACACGGCCCCCTCACCCTCACCCAGCGGCCACTCACAGGGCAGCTGCTTCACCAACCAAGGCTACTTCTTCTTCCACCTGCCCAATGCCTTGGAGATTGAGTCCTGCCAGGTGTACTTCACCTATGACCCCTGCATggaagaggatgtggaggaagatgGGCCAGGGCTGCCCGAGGGatctcccctcccacctctgctgcctctggctgGAGAACAGGATGACTACTGTGCCTTCCCACCCAGGGATGACCTGCTGCTCTTCTCCCCGAGCCTGAGCACCCCCAACACTGCTGCCCCTGAAGAAaggcctcccctctccctgcaaGAGAGACTTCCCTCTCTAGCATCCCCTGACCTGATGGGCTTACAGTGCCCTCTAGAGCTGGTGCTGGAAGGTGATGGAGAGGGAATGTGTACCAATAGCTCTGGGGAACAGGCCAGTGTCCCGGAAGGCAGCCTTCATAGGCCAGATCAGGACAGAGGCCAGGGCCCCATCCTGACTCTCTACACAGATGCCTATCTGTCTCTTCAAGAACTACAGGCCCAAGATCCAGTCCACCTTATATAG